Proteins from one candidate division TA06 bacterium genomic window:
- a CDS encoding T9SS type A sorting domain-containing protein, producing MNRLCLVVLFFGLLSVSVFADPSEQAGLVGISQGLLDGPDGSMQSRFVTNPVGNPDLAGPGVSLFHHPVPDTSVLWVDRDHMNAIANDVFIAGDGMNIFAGWWLNNERVSLYRTLADETPIWFSYFNASWQVPVSGSFDASALAASGSGARLTEWDKMSFVPNWTFSWPSGYNGASSDGVAVSKDGSLVAAVCATSGDGILYVFDTETGDTVYTRHFNPTRGVYGVDMSADGHVVVVSTYDMIFIWEDGISRGNIANYGQTTARTSGDGFIVVMGNFNGYMKAFKWNSLGGYYDLLFEHRTLHPWVTSVAVSEDGSTIMAGTFQYSPVNGGKVLMYDTTSSVPLWEHENYGDYVASVALSYDGSRGVCGSWGQYGGTYGEVLSVFDRSSSTPIFSLLDDIDEPGSIFAVAISDSGDYVAAGGKAVHAREFGNGGQVYAIIIGEQPASNVGTSSIDSPGIYLERGNAVTPRATFANYGQDTATFWGHYEVLDSLGAILYSDSQQVVDLVPSFTEQVTFASTWTPTEYGPYEVTAYTVLAGDGYPGDDTLITVAKCMHDARATGITPPFPEVTVKMSLTPQVTIKNEGSYEDTITVHLSIFDSLDTEVYSDTETVYLLEPDSSFTVGFNQWTPQEVGSYSAMAWTWVIDEYNSSNDTTEKAFDCTYEIIYDDGSAEAYYIVSSEYHENKFAQRFTSTIDPPYYLSGARVFVNGTEVFELTVHKDSSGLPGEIMHGPDTVGAGSAPDWAVQDYPYILLDPLLDFWVQLHWLPASPGAPGIGADGASPRELRSWWYWDNPSDPGWHNWSSHDWMIRATVVPYSTGIEETERDFASVGVRKFRLYQNSPNPFSDRTSIRFSLGLEELSANPCIEIYDASGRLVERLNIEVDSKGQFKYVCWDGRNSDGKRLPSGIYFFRLKAKEKAATRKMVMLR from the coding sequence ATGAATCGTCTGTGTTTGGTCGTTCTCTTTTTCGGGCTTCTCTCCGTGTCTGTTTTTGCAGATCCATCGGAACAGGCGGGGCTGGTGGGTATATCACAGGGGCTGTTAGATGGTCCTGACGGTTCCATGCAGAGTAGGTTTGTGACAAATCCGGTTGGTAATCCGGATCTCGCCGGGCCGGGCGTCTCGCTCTTTCATCACCCGGTGCCAGATACAAGCGTCCTCTGGGTAGACAGGGACCACATGAACGCGATTGCCAACGATGTCTTCATTGCCGGGGACGGGATGAACATCTTTGCAGGGTGGTGGCTTAACAATGAACGGGTCTCCTTGTACAGGACACTTGCAGACGAAACCCCCATCTGGTTTAGCTATTTCAATGCCAGCTGGCAGGTTCCGGTAAGCGGTTCTTTTGACGCATCAGCGCTTGCCGCAAGCGGTTCCGGAGCAAGGCTTACTGAATGGGACAAGATGAGCTTCGTCCCTAACTGGACATTCTCATGGCCGTCAGGCTACAACGGGGCGAGCTCAGATGGGGTCGCGGTTTCAAAAGACGGCTCGCTCGTTGCTGCAGTGTGCGCTACATCGGGTGATGGTATTCTTTATGTTTTCGACACTGAGACGGGAGATACGGTCTACACAAGACACTTCAACCCAACGCGGGGAGTGTATGGGGTAGACATGTCTGCTGATGGGCACGTAGTTGTCGTTTCTACATACGACATGATCTTCATCTGGGAAGATGGAATATCAAGAGGGAATATTGCCAACTATGGTCAGACAACCGCGAGAACATCCGGAGATGGCTTCATTGTAGTTATGGGCAACTTCAATGGATATATGAAAGCATTCAAATGGAACTCGCTAGGCGGTTACTACGATTTGTTGTTTGAACACCGCACCCTGCATCCCTGGGTAACCTCTGTTGCCGTTTCCGAGGATGGATCCACGATCATGGCGGGGACATTTCAGTACAGCCCGGTCAACGGCGGCAAGGTGTTGATGTACGATACCACCTCATCAGTCCCATTGTGGGAACACGAAAACTACGGTGACTACGTCGCAAGTGTTGCCCTTTCTTACGATGGGTCCAGAGGTGTTTGTGGGTCCTGGGGACAGTACGGGGGGACTTACGGTGAGGTGCTCTCCGTATTTGATAGGTCATCCTCCACCCCAATATTCTCACTCCTGGATGACATAGATGAGCCCGGCTCAATTTTCGCTGTTGCCATTTCTGACAGCGGAGACTACGTGGCAGCAGGAGGCAAAGCTGTCCACGCAAGGGAGTTTGGAAACGGCGGGCAGGTTTATGCCATCATTATAGGCGAGCAACCAGCGTCCAATGTAGGCACCTCATCAATTGATAGCCCGGGTATCTATTTGGAGAGAGGGAATGCGGTCACACCCAGAGCAACGTTCGCGAATTATGGCCAGGACACTGCAACCTTCTGGGGCCATTATGAGGTTTTGGATTCTCTGGGTGCGATTCTATATTCAGACTCACAACAGGTCGTGGATCTGGTTCCTTCCTTCACGGAGCAGGTCACATTCGCGTCCACATGGACGCCTACGGAGTACGGCCCGTATGAGGTTACTGCCTACACTGTTCTCGCTGGTGACGGCTATCCTGGAGATGACACTCTGATAACAGTTGCAAAGTGCATGCATGATGCGCGTGCGACCGGTATAACACCGCCATTTCCTGAAGTGACTGTGAAAATGTCTCTGACACCTCAGGTAACCATAAAAAACGAAGGGTCATATGAGGATACAATAACGGTCCATCTCTCAATTTTTGATTCTCTCGATACCGAAGTCTATTCGGATACCGAGACTGTCTATCTTCTCGAACCAGATTCGTCTTTCACAGTCGGATTCAACCAGTGGACTCCTCAAGAGGTTGGCTCTTACAGTGCCATGGCCTGGACATGGGTAATAGATGAATACAACTCCTCAAACGATACGACTGAGAAAGCGTTCGATTGTACTTACGAGATAATCTATGATGACGGATCTGCCGAAGCCTACTATATTGTTTCTTCTGAATACCATGAGAACAAGTTCGCGCAGAGATTCACTTCGACCATCGACCCACCTTACTATTTGTCCGGTGCGAGAGTGTTTGTGAATGGTACAGAAGTGTTTGAGCTTACTGTACATAAGGACAGCTCAGGTTTGCCCGGGGAGATCATGCACGGACCTGACACTGTGGGGGCAGGTTCCGCGCCTGATTGGGCTGTACAGGACTACCCCTACATTCTGCTAGATCCACTTCTGGATTTCTGGGTCCAACTGCACTGGCTTCCTGCGTCTCCAGGTGCTCCGGGCATAGGCGCTGACGGTGCCTCACCCAGGGAGCTGAGATCCTGGTGGTACTGGGATAATCCCTCAGATCCAGGATGGCACAACTGGAGCTCTCATGACTGGATGATAAGGGCAACTGTTGTTCCTTATAGCACCGGAATCGAAGAGACAGAAAGGGACTTTGCCTCGGTGGGGGTCAGGAAATTCAGGCTTTATCAGAACAGCCCCAATCCTTTCTCGGACAGAACTTCGATCAGATTTTCTCTCGGTCTTGAGGAACTGTCCGCAAATCCCTGTATTGAAATCTACGATGCGAGTGGTAGACTTGTGGAAAGACTCAACATAGAGGTCGACAGCAAAGGTCAGTTCAAATATGTTTGCTGGGACGGCCGAAATTCCGACGGGAAGAGACTCCCGTCTGGAATCTACTTCTTCAGGTTGAAGGCAAAGGAAAAAGCAGCAACCAGGAAGATGGTGATGCTGCGCTAG
- a CDS encoding T9SS type A sorting domain-containing protein — MNRVLFLLVVLIPAACFAYGPRTDRFGVFSKGEEFLKPLSESASLWHLQDEDTISYDDGYGYWYSVAGSEWGVRFTAELPCTVRGVLVMSFGFGADCSLFVRDDSTGLPGPIVLDTFYQGGSYPLWDRIDLPNPYYEMNSFWITGRYPKPPYILADSINQGHRSYYSFDGQGWLPYSAGDLMIRAIVAYGETLVHDISITNLSDLPTGVRVDTQYVFKVVYRNLGSSLDSFVGQVIVQDSKGFIELDTLTDTISVMPRQSGVYNVTWTPDKYGETYSVTATSHLSGDMNPENDTFLATTYSYMDGEIYYDDFSCELWLNVDRDDNDKFGVKFALPGAPSYISGARLFVDDTLRFDNLALCPDSGGLPDTLNPYVTALNIVAGERPSWIWVDFDTSLTLVDADTVWLVVRWPDSKSGPYIGSDRDYPIDGNSWAYSDSTGWKKWTQTDFMMRIVSIPLIGIEEAEVIRPSSLGNVRAFPNPFSTKTRLTLVQDLAGEDPGGENISVVIYDLSGRSVKRFSNAEMAELLSPGGAVWNGTDDKKASLPSGLYFLVLRTSRSSFTTKTVILR; from the coding sequence ATGAACAGAGTTCTCTTTCTTCTGGTTGTGCTCATTCCTGCCGCCTGCTTTGCATACGGTCCAAGAACAGATAGGTTTGGCGTTTTTTCTAAAGGCGAGGAGTTCCTCAAACCTCTTTCCGAATCAGCCTCCCTTTGGCATCTGCAAGACGAGGACACAATCTCATATGATGACGGTTATGGGTACTGGTACTCTGTTGCTGGATCTGAATGGGGAGTCAGGTTCACGGCTGAATTGCCCTGTACAGTGCGTGGTGTGCTTGTCATGAGTTTCGGCTTTGGAGCTGACTGCTCTCTTTTTGTGAGGGATGACTCAACAGGTCTCCCGGGCCCGATTGTGCTGGACACATTTTACCAGGGTGGGTCATATCCTTTGTGGGACAGAATCGATCTACCCAATCCCTACTACGAGATGAATTCCTTCTGGATAACGGGACGCTATCCGAAACCGCCTTATATCCTTGCTGACTCCATCAATCAAGGGCACAGAAGTTACTACAGTTTTGATGGCCAAGGCTGGCTGCCCTACAGCGCGGGTGATCTTATGATTAGGGCCATTGTTGCCTATGGTGAAACTCTGGTGCACGACATCTCCATCACTAACCTGAGCGATCTCCCAACAGGAGTGAGAGTGGACACGCAGTATGTCTTCAAAGTCGTCTACCGGAACCTTGGTAGTTCACTGGATAGTTTTGTAGGACAAGTAATTGTGCAGGATTCTAAGGGATTCATTGAGCTCGATACCCTTACAGACACCATATCCGTGATGCCACGGCAATCGGGTGTGTACAACGTCACATGGACCCCCGATAAATATGGGGAAACCTACTCAGTGACAGCGACTTCTCATCTTTCTGGGGACATGAACCCAGAAAATGATACATTTCTCGCCACCACATACTCCTACATGGATGGCGAGATTTATTACGACGACTTCTCCTGCGAACTCTGGTTGAATGTAGACAGAGACGACAATGACAAGTTTGGAGTGAAGTTTGCGCTTCCAGGTGCGCCAAGCTACATTTCAGGTGCAAGATTGTTTGTTGATGACACCCTTCGGTTTGATAACCTTGCGCTATGCCCGGATTCCGGGGGATTGCCCGATACGCTGAATCCCTATGTTACGGCACTCAACATTGTCGCTGGGGAGAGACCCTCCTGGATCTGGGTGGACTTCGACACTTCTCTTACCCTGGTCGATGCAGACACCGTCTGGCTCGTTGTTAGATGGCCGGACTCAAAATCCGGGCCGTATATAGGTTCAGACAGGGACTATCCAATAGACGGTAATTCGTGGGCGTACAGCGACTCCACAGGTTGGAAGAAATGGACCCAGACTGACTTCATGATGAGGATAGTATCCATCCCGCTGATAGGAATCGAAGAGGCCGAAGTGATCAGGCCCTCCTCCTTGGGGAATGTCAGAGCATTTCCAAATCCATTTTCCACCAAGACCAGATTGACCCTTGTCCAGGACCTGGCAGGAGAAGACCCCGGGGGTGAAAACATATCGGTGGTCATATATGATTTGAGTGGCAGGTCTGTGAAGAGGTTCAGCAACGCTGAGATGGCCGAACTTCTTTCTCCCGGTGGCGCCGTCTGGAATGGGACTGACGATAAAAAAGCCTCCCTCCCCTCAGGGTTGTACTTTCTTGTTCTACGCACATCTAGAAGCTCCTTTACAACCAAGACCGTTATTCTTCGCTAA
- the rtcA gene encoding RNA 3'-phosphate cyclase, whose protein sequence is MDEILIDGSHGEGGGQILRAALSLSGLLLRPVCVEKIRAGRKNPGLQQQHLTCVRAAGVVTEAGVSGDHFSSDRISFSPKTITGGQYEFDVSLERGSAGSVGLVLQALVPILAFAGQSSSARVHGGTHVAWSPPYHYFDKVLLRTLSMMGLQTRSELNTWGFYPLGGGDVAVDIDPVDGLKGLRLIERGSLKNVTGVSAVTNLPASVAQRQRLRASKRLSAEGIKPEIEEIDAQAKGKGSFMFLLAEYENCCCGFSTLGSKGKPAEQVADEVVDQLMRHHKSHCALDGNLADQLVIYASIAEGETSYTTSRISEHLITNLWVISQFLSINYRVEGEATGPGTIEIRGVGLKRKSG, encoded by the coding sequence GTGGACGAGATTCTAATAGACGGGTCACACGGGGAAGGTGGAGGCCAGATATTGAGAGCTGCGCTGTCCCTTTCAGGTCTTTTGCTTCGTCCCGTCTGCGTGGAGAAGATAAGAGCCGGAAGGAAAAACCCGGGGCTCCAGCAGCAGCATTTGACGTGCGTGAGAGCAGCAGGCGTGGTAACAGAGGCCGGTGTATCTGGTGATCACTTCAGCTCAGACAGGATCTCCTTTTCCCCCAAGACCATAACAGGCGGCCAGTACGAGTTCGACGTTTCTCTCGAAAGAGGGAGCGCTGGTTCAGTGGGTCTTGTTCTCCAGGCGCTCGTTCCTATATTGGCCTTCGCAGGTCAAAGCTCTTCTGCCAGGGTCCATGGAGGGACACATGTTGCGTGGAGTCCTCCTTATCACTACTTTGATAAAGTGCTTCTAAGGACACTCTCTATGATGGGGCTTCAGACAAGATCTGAACTGAATACGTGGGGCTTTTACCCGCTTGGTGGTGGCGATGTTGCGGTGGACATTGACCCTGTTGATGGATTGAAAGGGCTGAGATTGATAGAAAGAGGGAGCCTGAAGAATGTGACAGGTGTTTCAGCTGTGACCAATCTCCCGGCCTCGGTTGCCCAGAGACAGAGGCTCCGCGCATCCAAGAGGCTCTCCGCTGAAGGGATAAAACCGGAAATCGAAGAGATAGATGCACAGGCCAAGGGCAAGGGTTCATTTATGTTCCTGCTTGCGGAGTATGAGAATTGCTGCTGCGGCTTTTCAACACTCGGATCAAAGGGGAAACCTGCTGAGCAGGTGGCCGATGAGGTGGTTGACCAACTCATGAGGCACCACAAGAGCCACTGCGCACTTGATGGAAACCTGGCCGATCAGCTTGTCATTTATGCAAGCATAGCAGAAGGGGAAACATCTTACACAACATCGAGGATTTCCGAGCACCTTATCACAAATCTCTGGGTGATAAGCCAGTTTCTATCCATTAATTACAGGGTGGAAGGGGAAGCGACTGGTCCCGGCACAATTGAGATAAGAGGAGTGGGATTGAAGAGGAAATCAGGATGA